CAATGCGGGCGCTGATCTCGGCGGCGAACCGCTCTTTGTAGAGCCGCACGCAATAGATCAGCAGTTGCTCTTTGTTTTCAAAGTAATAGTGCAACATGCCCAAGGAGAAATCGGACTGCGCGGCGATGTCGCGCAGGGTGGTATTGGCGTAGCCATAGCGTTTGAGCGCCTCGATGGCGCTTTCGGCCAGCTCGCGTTTCTTGGCGTCGCGCTTGGCCCCCTTGGTGGCGGCGCGCACCGCGAGCTTTCCTATCGGCTTTTGATCGGTCATGGCCGCGCCCATACCTTTCCCAGTTTACCCCAGCAAGGCGTGTATAAAGATCCGCGGCAGTTTCAGCCAGCCCGGCTTGTACTGAAACCGGGTCAGAAGGCGGCCGATCTTGTGCTGGCGGCGGTTGGTGATGAACCATGGCGGACGCGGCAACAGCGTGAAGCGTCCGGACAAGAGGTTGCGCGGGAACGGGCTCCAGGGGGCCTCGACCACCGTGCGTTCGGTGGCGTCCAGCATGAAGCTGTTGTGCACCGTGCCGATCCCCGATTCCACGTTTTGCAGCGTCGCGCCCGCGAACCCGCCCCACGGCACCGGTGCCAGCAAAAAGCCCAGCCCGGTCCAGGCGTTGATCGCAATCGTGCCATAGCGGAACTCGGCCAGGATCTCTTCGAACCGGGTGTGGCCGATCTTGCGGATCGTCGCGGGGTGGATCAGGATATTGCCGCCCAGAGTGCCATAGAGCTTGTCATTGGCCCAGGCGATGGCCGCGCACAGATAGGTTTCGGCATCCGTGCCGTCCAGATGCTTGACGCCAAGCGCCGGGGCAAAAACCTCGTGCTGCTTGAGCCATTCGCTATCGCCACGCTCCATATCCGCGACATAGCAGGGCGGCACGTTCGGCCCGCGGTCGAACTGCTGCTCGCTGTCGGCGCGTTCGGCAAATTCGGCCATGCGCCCCTCGGCCCCCGGATAATAGGCCTCGCGCCGGGCGTGTTCGGCCATGACGCGGGCCACCTCTTTCATCAGCGGCTCGGCCTTGTCCCAGCCGCGCGGCAGCACCAGAGATTGCACCGCGACGCAGTTGAAGCCCGAGTTGTGCAGCTTTTGCGTGGCGATATGCTCGGCCTGAAAGCGGATATCCGCCGCCGACCACGGGCCGGGCACGACAATCGTCGGGCAGACCGCGCCCAGTTCGGACGTCATCGGGCGCGGGTTCTTGGGCGTGCCGGCGGCCTTGTTGCGCGCGCCTTCGTCGCCCGTGCCCCAGACGATGCCGTCATGGGTGGCCCGCGCGCCGGTGATGTGGATTTCCTCGACCAGCGGATGATGTGTCAGATAGGCCCCCGCCGCCCCGTCGCCCTTGACGATGCGCAGCGCATCGCGGTCGATCAGCGGTTTGAGCGCGGCGCGCAGATACTCGGTCAGATAATCGTTGACCGGGTTCATTTTCAGCAGCACCACCTGATGCTCCAGAAACAGTTTCTGGAACGCATCCAGCGGCGAGATCGCGGCGATATTGCCCGCGCCCAGCACCAGCGCCACCTTGCCAACCCGCTTTTCCGGCGGCGTGTCATAGGCGGTGGCGGCGTGGTTTTTGAGGGTCGCCGGGGTCACGCCCGGTTGCATCCAGATATCGGCCTTGACCCCTGACAGCAGCAGCCGGTCCCAGATCGAATGCGGCACGACGCGCACCGCCGTCTGCCCGTTGGGCAAGCGCCGGGTCGGCAGGTGGCGCAGATAGGCCTTGCCCTCAAGCTGCGACAGGGTCTGCATCAGCCCGTTGCACATGCCCATCACGGCATAAGGGCCGCTGATCCATTCCTCGCCCGCCAGCGGCGAGTCCGGCGCGAGGCGTTTCTTGCGCGCGGCGGTGGTGGCCCAACCCTCGGCCACCGGCATCAGCGCATCCTTGACCGCTTGCAGCAGCGCGATCCGCTCGGCAACCGGGGTCCGCGCCCAGGCGTGCTTGGCGGCGTCGAGCGCCTCGAGATCGGCGTCATAGGCCGCGCGCGGATCGGGGGTGATGGTGCTTTGATGTTTCATCTCATGCGTCCTTGTCTTGCAGCAGGATATCGCCGTAATCGTCGCGCAGCTTGGCCTTGATCACCTTGCCGGTGGCACCCATTGGCAGGGCCTCGACAAAGATCACCTTGTCGGGCACCTGCCAGCTTGCCACCTTGCCGTCATAAAAGGCCAGAATCTCTGCCTCGCTGACCTCGGCGCCGGCAGCCTTGAGCACCACCAGAACCGGGCGCTCGTCCCATTTCGGGTGCCGTGCGGCGATGGCGGCAGCGTTGGCAACGGCGGGGTGGCCGATGGCGATGTTCTCTAGCTCGACCGTCGAGATCCATTCACCGCCCGATTTGATGATGTCCTTGGACCGGTCGCGGATCACCATGTAA
Above is a window of Pararhodobacter sp. DNA encoding:
- a CDS encoding aldehyde dehydrogenase family protein; translated protein: MKHQSTITPDPRAAYDADLEALDAAKHAWARTPVAERIALLQAVKDALMPVAEGWATTAARKKRLAPDSPLAGEEWISGPYAVMGMCNGLMQTLSQLEGKAYLRHLPTRRLPNGQTAVRVVPHSIWDRLLLSGVKADIWMQPGVTPATLKNHAATAYDTPPEKRVGKVALVLGAGNIAAISPLDAFQKLFLEHQVVLLKMNPVNDYLTEYLRAALKPLIDRDALRIVKGDGAAGAYLTHHPLVEEIHITGARATHDGIVWGTGDEGARNKAAGTPKNPRPMTSELGAVCPTIVVPGPWSAADIRFQAEHIATQKLHNSGFNCVAVQSLVLPRGWDKAEPLMKEVARVMAEHARREAYYPGAEGRMAEFAERADSEQQFDRGPNVPPCYVADMERGDSEWLKQHEVFAPALGVKHLDGTDAETYLCAAIAWANDKLYGTLGGNILIHPATIRKIGHTRFEEILAEFRYGTIAINAWTGLGFLLAPVPWGGFAGATLQNVESGIGTVHNSFMLDATERTVVEAPWSPFPRNLLSGRFTLLPRPPWFITNRRQHKIGRLLTRFQYKPGWLKLPRIFIHALLG